From the Accumulibacter sp. genome, one window contains:
- a CDS encoding cation acetate symporter has protein sequence MITRSLTALAVSGFASLAHAAPAVEATAKQATNWHAIIMFLIFVSMTLFITKWAASRTKTTADFYTAGGGITGFQNGLAIAGDYMSAATLLGLTAMAYSQGYDAYIYMLAFFAGWPIILFLMAERLRNLGRFTFADITSYRLDQGTVRTMAAISSLVVVVFYLIAQMVGAGQLIKLLFGLDYNIAIFIVGILMMIYVAFGGMVATTWVQIIKACLLLFGGTLTLLLAYTQFGFSFTELLTKAEAVHKLGAKLMAPGSLLADPITAISLGLGLMFGTAGLPHILMRFFTVGNAKEARKSVLYASGFVGFFFNVIFLMGLCAVIIVGQNPEFFEGGVVGGKLIGGGNMVAMHLAKAVGGNMLLGFLAAVAFATILAVVAGLALAGAASISHDIYARVIRKGQATEKEEVRVSRYSVIGLGLLAIVLGIMFEKMNIAFMVGLAFGVAAAANFPVLILSMYWKGLTTRGALWGGYGGVISAVLFVLFSKSVWVDVLGNKAALFPYTQPALFAMPIAFILAYIMSKSDSSARAKAEIAAFDDQYVRAQTGFGASGASH, from the coding sequence ATGATCACGCGTTCTCTAACGGCCCTGGCCGTCTCCGGCTTTGCCAGCCTGGCGCACGCCGCGCCGGCCGTCGAGGCGACAGCCAAGCAGGCGACCAACTGGCACGCGATCATCATGTTCCTGATCTTCGTGTCGATGACGCTGTTCATCACCAAGTGGGCGGCCAGCCGCACCAAGACCACCGCCGACTTCTACACCGCCGGCGGCGGCATCACCGGCTTCCAGAACGGCCTGGCGATCGCCGGCGACTACATGTCGGCAGCGACCCTGCTCGGGCTGACGGCGATGGCATACAGCCAGGGCTACGACGCCTACATCTACATGCTGGCGTTCTTTGCGGGCTGGCCGATCATCCTCTTCCTGATGGCGGAGCGGCTGCGCAACCTCGGCCGTTTCACCTTTGCCGACATCACCTCGTACCGTCTCGACCAGGGAACGGTGCGGACGATGGCGGCCATCTCGTCGCTGGTCGTGGTCGTCTTCTACCTGATCGCCCAGATGGTGGGTGCCGGCCAGCTGATAAAACTGCTCTTCGGTCTCGACTACAACATCGCGATCTTCATCGTCGGCATCCTGATGATGATCTACGTCGCTTTCGGCGGCATGGTCGCAACGACCTGGGTGCAGATCATCAAGGCTTGCCTGTTGCTGTTCGGTGGCACGCTGACGCTGCTCCTCGCCTACACGCAGTTCGGCTTTTCCTTCACCGAACTGCTGACCAAGGCGGAAGCGGTGCACAAGCTGGGTGCCAAGCTGATGGCGCCCGGCAGCCTGCTCGCCGACCCGATCACCGCAATCTCGCTCGGCCTCGGCCTGATGTTCGGTACCGCCGGTCTGCCGCACATCCTGATGCGCTTCTTCACCGTCGGCAACGCCAAGGAAGCGCGGAAATCGGTGCTCTACGCATCGGGCTTCGTCGGTTTCTTCTTCAACGTCATCTTCCTGATGGGCCTCTGCGCGGTCATCATCGTCGGCCAGAACCCCGAATTCTTCGAGGGTGGCGTCGTCGGTGGCAAGCTGATCGGCGGCGGCAACATGGTCGCGATGCACCTCGCCAAGGCAGTTGGCGGCAATATGCTGCTTGGCTTCCTGGCGGCGGTCGCCTTCGCCACCATCCTGGCGGTCGTCGCCGGTCTGGCGCTCGCTGGTGCCGCGTCGATCTCGCATGACATCTATGCGCGCGTGATCCGCAAGGGTCAGGCAACCGAAAAGGAGGAGGTGCGCGTTTCACGTTATTCGGTCATCGGTCTCGGCCTGCTGGCGATCGTCCTCGGCATCATGTTCGAGAAGATGAACATCGCCTTCATGGTCGGCCTGGCTTTCGGCGTTGCCGCCGCCGCCAACTTCCCGGTGCTGATCCTGTCGATGTACTGGAAGGGGCTGACGACGCGTGGCGCGCTCTGGGGCGGTTACGGCGGCGTCATCTCGGCCGTCCTCTTCGTCCTCTTCTCGAAATCGGTGTGGGTCGACGTGCTCGGCAACAAGGCTGCGCTGTTCCCCTACACGCAGCCGGCGCTGTTCGCCATGCCAATCGCGTTCATCCTCGCCTACATCATGTCGAAGAGCGACAGCAGCGCCCGCGCGAAAGCCGAGATCGCCGCCTTCGACGACCAGTACGTGCGCGCACAGACGGGTTTCGGCGCTTCCGGCGCCAGCCACTGA
- a CDS encoding DUF485 domain-containing protein, translated as MSSVMYERMRVNPKFQKLVQERGRFAWTLATIVLVLFYGFFMLVAFNRELLGQKIAEGSMWPIGYTIELVLFIFFWLTTVVYVRRANGEFDDLTQELIKEAQKEGK; from the coding sequence ATGAGTAGTGTGATGTATGAGCGAATGCGGGTGAATCCCAAGTTCCAGAAACTGGTCCAGGAGCGGGGGCGCTTCGCCTGGACCCTGGCGACGATCGTGCTGGTCCTGTTCTACGGCTTTTTCATGCTCGTCGCGTTCAACCGGGAGTTGCTCGGGCAGAAGATCGCCGAGGGTTCGATGTGGCCGATCGGCTACACGATCGAGCTGGTCCTCTTCATCTTCTTCTGGCTGACGACGGTGGTCTACGTCCGCCGTGCCAACGGCGAGTTCGACGACCTGACGCAAGAGCTGATCAAGGAAGCTCAGAAGGAGGGCAAATGA